A single window of Microplitis demolitor isolate Queensland-Clemson2020A chromosome 7, iyMicDemo2.1a, whole genome shotgun sequence DNA harbors:
- the LOC106693055 gene encoding box C/D snoRNA protein 1, with product METVIKLEKCEVCNNNKAKYTCPKCEVRTCCITCVDIHKKELNCDGIRDKTKFIPLNKFTDLDLQSDYRLLEELGRSVDQLQRDESKKFSSANNLPVRLFKLKQAATQSGVKFEFLPHNFSRHKENTSYYNWKTKELFWKIDWIFPQAENIKWSTKKALDTTRLSELIENVLDPLNGHTDTDDCDESATKQILSDKLQFYRAAGLSGIEILLKAEKIKKSNSRFYKLDLTSSLKDNLSNKTIIEFPTLYVIFKDHIDMLEIIDSDDENEKELTEKPQSRGNKHKKRQQDNKNNKRPKNYLFYHDSSDSEAENGNKNDEGHFGLSNIPNYDEFVKM from the exons ATGGAGACGGTCATAAA attagAAAAATGTGAAgtttgcaataataataaagcaaAATACACGTGTCCAAAGTGTGAGGTTAGAACCTGTTGTATCACATGTGTAGACATACacaaaaaagaattaaattgtGATGGCATTCgtgataaaactaaatttattcctttaaataaatttactgaccTCGATTTACAAAGcg ACTACAGACTACTTGAGGAACTTGGTAGGTCTGTTGATCAGTTGCAGAGAGATGAGTCCAAGAAATTTAGTTCTGCAAATAATTTACCtgtg cGGCTTTTTAAACTGAAACAAGCGGCCACTCAAAGTGgagtaaaatttgaatttttgccACATAATTTTAGTAGACATAAAGAAAATACTTCGTATTATAACTGGAAAACAAAAGAATTGTTTTGGAAAATAGACTGGATTTTTCCTCAagctgaaaatattaaatggagtacaaaaaa agcaTTAGATACCACAAGACTTTCAGAACTCATTGAAAATGTGCTAGATCCCTTAAACGGGCATACAGACACCGACGATTGTGATGAAAGTGCAACTAAACAAATACTTAGTGATAAACTGCAATTTTATCGAGCAGCAGGATTGTCtggtatagaaattttattaaaagctgagaaaataaaaaaatcaaactcgCGGTTTTATAAATTAGATTTGACATCTAGTCTTAAAGATAATTTGtcaaataaaacaatcattGAGTTCCCAACTctgtatgttatttttaaagacCACATTGATATGCTCGAAATAATTGACTCAG ATGATGAAAACGAGAAAGAATTGACAGAAAAGCCACAAAGTCGCGGTAATAAACACAAAAAACGTCAACAAgacaacaaaaacaataaacgtcctaaaaattatttattctatcaCGACTCGTCAGATTCGGAAGCAgaaaatggtaataaaaatgatgaggGACATTTTGGTTTATCAAATATTCCTAATTATGATGAATttgtaaaaatgtaa
- the LOC103576914 gene encoding vesicle-trafficking protein SEC22b-B → MVLLTMIARIADGLPLAATMQEDEQSGKSILEYQNQAKMLFKKLGPQSPARCTIETGPYLFHYLIENDVCYLVLCERNWSKRLAYSYLEDIAQEFYAQYGKRVNTVTRPYTFIEFDTYIQKAKKSFSDGRSRRNMNTLNSQLQDVQRIMVQNIDDVLQRGTVLSELDSKTQNLSMLSQKYKKNATHLNSKSMYVKAVAGLVAFLVFLLYFFIL, encoded by the exons atgGTGTTACTTACGATGATTGCGAGGATAGCAGATGGGCTACCTCTGGCAGCAACAATGCAAGAGGACGAACAg AGCGGGAAAAGTATTCTGGAGTATCAGAATCAAGCTAAAAtgctgtttaaaaaattaggacCACAATCTCCAGCTAGATGTACCATTGAAACTGGCCCCTATCTGTTCCA ttatttaattgaaaatgacGTATGTTATTTGGTACTCTGTGAAAGAAATTGGAGCAAACGTTTGGCTTACAGTTATTTAGAAGACATTGCACAGGAATTTTATGCACAGTATGGAAAACGGGTTAATACTGTCACTAGACCTTATACGTTTATTGAATTTGACACGTACATACAGAAAGCTAAGAAATCATTCTCTGATGGAAGATCGAGGAGAAATATGAACACACTTAATAGTCAGCTTCAAGATGTACAGAGGATTATGGTACAAAATATTGATGATGTTTTGCAAAGAGGAACTGTTTTATCAG aATTGGATTCTAAAACTCAAAACCTCTCAATGTTGTCacaaaagtacaaaaaaaatgcgaCACATTTGAATAGCAAATCAATGTATGTCAAAGCTGTCGCTGGTTTAGTTGCATTCctcgtatttttattatactttttcattttgtaa